The Hemicordylus capensis ecotype Gifberg chromosome 6, rHemCap1.1.pri, whole genome shotgun sequence genome window below encodes:
- the HES7 gene encoding transcription factor HES-7 — protein sequence MLKPLVEKRRRDRINRSLEELRLLLLQRTHCQTLKNPKVEKAEILEMAVGYLREMNSAKPQGADLSGDGTLQTCYMMGFRECLLGLAAFIQQAHPSVQSHLLDTLHLYLASKPEPHNQDWSCGAFSPGSSLEESPPRTPESFCSPLKKLNEPFRSPDHPSSSTGPLGSQQRHPHEGTASAKRLPPPPAMWRPWP from the exons ATGCTGAAGCCCCTGGTGGAGAAACGCCGTCGTGACCGCATCAACAGGAGCCTGGAGGAACTGCGTCTCCTCCtcctgcaaagaacccactgccAG ACTCTGAAGAATCCTAAAGTGGAGAAGGCGGAGATACTGGAGATGGCCGTAGGATACCTGCGGGAGATGAACTCTGCTAAACCCCAGG GTGCGGACCTCTCTGGAGATGGGACCCTGCAGACCTGCTACATGATGGGATTCCGGGAATGCCTCCTCGGCCTGGCGGCCTTCATCCAGCAGGCCCACCCTTCGGTCCAGAGTCACCTGCTGGATACCTTGCACCTCTACCTCGCCTCCAAGCCAGAGCCCCACAACCAAGACTGGAGTTGTGGGGCCTTCTCTCCGGGCTCTTCTTTGGAGGAATCGCCTCCGAGGACCCCTGAGAGCTTCTGCTCCCCTCTGAAGAAGCTGAACGAACCCTTCCGGAGTCCAGACCACCCTTCCTCCAGCACGGGACCGCTGGGGAGCCAACAGAGACACCCCCACGAGGGCACCGCTTCGGCCAAAAGGCTCCCCCCACCACCGGCCATGTGGCGACCTTGGCCCTAA